The Polyangium mundeleinium genome contains the following window.
GCGCGGCCCGGAGACGCGCGCCTGACCCGCACACAACCGGCCGTGCAACGGGCGCGACTTTTCTCTGGTCCTTGCCTATGGTTGCGCTCGCATGACGGTCGAGCGCGACGGGTACCCGCCGGTCGAGATGGGCCTCCACGCGGTGCAACGTGAGGGGCCCCTCGTCCATGTCGCGATACGTGGCCACACCTCGCTCGCGGAGATGCAAGCGATCGTCCGTGTCTACGAGGCGGCCCTCGACGAGTCCGGCTACCTCCTGATCCTGCTCGACATGACGGACGCGGGGGGCCTCAACACGCCCGCTCGCAAGTACGTCACCGATTTCGTCAAGGCGCACACCGAGGAGATCGCCGCGGCCGTGTACGGCGCGTCGTTTTCCCTCCGCATCACGCTGGAGCTGATCAGCCGCAGCGTCCGGGCCCTGTCGCGCCGGACCATCGAGGTCACCTTCCACGCGAGCGAGGTCGAGTGCCGCCGCTACCTCGCCGCGCAGGTCCCCCGCCTCCGCGCGCAGAGATGAACGAAGGCGGGGCACGGGAGCCGGTTGCCCCTGCCCCGGGCGTGCGCCTATTCTGTCCGGGTTGATCGGCCGTAAGCTTCAGGAAAGGTTCGAGATCGTCCGCTCCATCGGCCATGGCGGCATGGGGACCGTCTACGAGGCGCGCTCGCTCTCCGGGCAGGAGCGGGTCGCGATCAAGTGGATGCACGCGCGTCCCTTCGCCGCGGGGGATCCCGATCTGCTGCGCTTCGTGCAGGAGGCGCGTATCGTGGGCGCGCTCGAATCGCCGCACGTGCCTCGCCTGATCGAGCTCGCGCAGGACCCGGACGTGCAGGTGCCTTACCAGGTGATGGAGCTGCTCGCGGGCGAGGATCTCGGCGCGCTGCTCGATCGGGTGGGCGCGCTCCGGCCGGACGTGGCGCTTCGCATCGCCGCGCAGGCGTGCAAGGGGCTCGCCGTGGCCCACGCCGCGGGCGTCGTGCATCGCGACGTCAAGCCGCAGAACCTCTTTCTCGCCCGCAAGGAAGAAGGGGGCCTTCTGGTCAAGGTGCTCGATTTCGGCGTCGCCAAGATCCGCCGCGCCCCCGCGGGCGCGCCGAAGGGGCTCACCGCGCCGTCCTCGTCGATGACGGACAGCGGCCAGGTCGTGGGGACGCCGCTCTACATGGCGCCCGAGCAGCTCGAAGGCGCCAAGCACGTCGACGCGCGGAGCGACGTGTATTCGATGGGCGTGACGCTGTATGCCTTGCTCGCGGGGAAACCGCCGCACGCGGACGCCAAATCGCTGCTCGAGCTCCTGAACCGGCTGGTCAGCGGGCCCCCGCCCCCGCTCGTGGACGCGGCGCCCTGGGTGCCTCCTGCGATCCGGACCGTCGTCGAGCGGGCGATGGCCGCGAGCAAGGAGGCCCGGTATCGTGACGCCGGCGCGCTGCTCGAAGCACTGGAGCCGCTCCTGCCCGAGGGCGCGGATCTGACGGAGGAGATGCTCGTCCCGGTGGACGAGGCCACGAAGGGAGAGGCGCTCGCGCGACAGGGGCAGGCGCTGGACGCGGGGGGCGGTGGTGCCGCCGCGGGGCTCCACACGCCCGAGGAGCGGCGAAGGTCCCCGGGACGCGGGGTCGCCGTCGCCGTCCTGATCATGGCCGTGGTCGTGGGGCTCTGCTGGGTGCTGCTTCGCAGGTGATGGCTGGCGCCTGCGGAGATGACGATCCCGTCCTCCGGCACGCGCTGAACCTCGAGAGCGCCTACACGTACGAAGGCACGGACGAGGTGCACACGCGGATTCTCGGCAGCGCCCTCACCGGCCACGACGCCTTCTGAGCGCTCGGCGTTCGAGCATTCAGAGATTCTTGTTCTTCTCCATCATCTCCTGGAGCTTGCTGCGGCCCGATTTCGCGGCCTTCGTGGAGCGTACGACCGGGACCATGCGAATGCGCATGGTGATGGGGTGCGCTCCGACGTGCGAGTCCCGGCTCGCCTGGGCGTGAAAGGATTGGCCGCCGGCCCCATACATGGCGAAGTACCATTTGTCGTTCTTGGCGCTCAAGAGCTCGGTGGACAGGTTCTCGAGCGTCACGTAATCCGGGCCGTCGCGCAAGATCACGCCCGCCCAGTGGAAGTTCCAGAGGTCCACCTCCCCGCCCCTGTCGGCCGCGATCTTCTCCCCTTCGTCGTTCACCTGCGTGAGCGCCTCGCCGACGAGGGGAGCGGCGTATTCATTGAGCTGAAACGTCTCCGCGAACAGGCGCGAGAGAAACCAATGATCGTAGATCGCTCGGTAGATCCTCGCGCACTTTGCCATCATCTCTTTGCCGATCGATTCCCCACGAAGCTCGTCGATGCTGCCCTTCAAAGCGAGGTAGCGCTCGCGCTTCTTCGTTTCCGATTCGTTCTTCGCGAGGTCCTCGAGGAGCGCGCCGAACTCGGGTATCGCATAGAGGAGAGTCGAATACATCGCGCGGTTGGCGCCCGCATCGGAGTTCAGTTTGTACAGGGATTTATTGAGCGGCGGGAGCAGCCGCAAGCCGTTGTCCGGCGCCACGATCACCACTTGCTCGCTGTCGTCGCTGCCGATGGGATTGTCATCGGAGCCCATGACGGTCTGGCTGGTGAGGTGACAATCGGCGTGGCTCACGTGCTTCGACGTGTCCTGTCCGTTCAATATCGCCAGGTCGCGATGGTAGGACGATACGTTGGTCAACTGGTGCCGACCGGGTCGCATGCGTACCGTCACCTGGAGGAGATCCGGGTCGTCCCCGTACACGGCGCCGGTCGTCACGAGCTGCACGTACGAGCCCCTGCCACCATTCACGGCGTCGAGCGCCCTGTTCGCGGACACGATGAGCTCTGCCCTGGCGTAGAGGGTCTTTTTGTCCCACAGGACGATGCCCCCGCGATCGGAGGTGCGCTCGTTGAAGCCGTCCATCACGTAGGGCGACCCCGTGTAGCGCTGCACGGTCCGCCCGTCGGAGGCCCGCGGAAACGATCGAACCGAGCCGCGGCCGGGGGAATGCGGCTGCGGCTGGCCCGCCGGAGGCTGCGGCCATCCCGCCGGGCCGGCCGCCGAGGGCTTCGGCTGCGCGACGGTCGCAGGATGCGGCGCCCGCGCCGAATGCGCCACCGTGGCAGTGTGCGGCCGCGTCGCCCATGGAGAGCGCTTCGGTTGCGCAACGGTCGCAGGATGCGGCGTCCGCGCCGGCTGCGCTACCGTGGCAGCGTGCGGCGGTCTCCTCGGATCCAACGGGCGTGTCGACACGCAAAGCTCCTTGCTGCCCGAACGTCTCACGCCGCGAGAAGGTGGGGCAAAAAAACCGAGATTGAGCCTCCGAAGTCGACGACGAAGGCACCTCGTCGAGCGGCTGCGGCTCCTCGAAGACCCCCCTCATCGCGTGTCCCCAGGAGCCTCATCCATAACGAAGGATTGTCGCTCGATCCCGCAGCGCGAGGCAAGCCGTCCACGAATCCCGTCCGCTCGCCCGCCGTCCCCTCCGCGGCGGGTGAGCACGCATGCATGCCCCCGAGGCCGCTCGCTCTACAGCGCGGTGCGCTTGCTCGTCCGGCAGTGTGTCGTTTGCTCCGGACGAACGGCGAGCGTGCAGCGCGGTTTCTGTTCCCCTGGCACTCGTGTTGCTGAGGTTTCTGCGAGCGAGAAAGGAGATCGACCTATGATCCAACGCTACCTGGTTCACGCCGCGGTGTGCGCTGCCTCCGTCCTGTTCTTCGGCTGCGCGGGTGAAGAACCGGGCTCGGCCGCGCGCGACACGGGTCATCTGACCGTGAACTGGACGATCAGCAACCAGCGGGCCGCGAACTACTGCGTGGCGTACGAAGCGGCGGGCGCGCTGATCGACATTCGCAACGACAAGGAGGAGTTCGTCGCGCAGATCCGGGTGC
Protein-coding sequences here:
- a CDS encoding serine/threonine-protein kinase, whose amino-acid sequence is MIGRKLQERFEIVRSIGHGGMGTVYEARSLSGQERVAIKWMHARPFAAGDPDLLRFVQEARIVGALESPHVPRLIELAQDPDVQVPYQVMELLAGEDLGALLDRVGALRPDVALRIAAQACKGLAVAHAAGVVHRDVKPQNLFLARKEEGGLLVKVLDFGVAKIRRAPAGAPKGLTAPSSSMTDSGQVVGTPLYMAPEQLEGAKHVDARSDVYSMGVTLYALLAGKPPHADAKSLLELLNRLVSGPPPPLVDAAPWVPPAIRTVVERAMAASKEARYRDAGALLEALEPLLPEGADLTEEMLVPVDEATKGEALARQGQALDAGGGGAAAGLHTPEERRRSPGRGVAVAVLIMAVVVGLCWVLLRR